ACAATTATGGTTAAAAGAGATGGTTACGAAAAACAAGAAAAAATAGTGAAAGTAGTTGAAGGAGATGTTTCCTTAGAGATTGCTTTAAAGAAAAAGGTAATTCCGGAATTCAAGACTATCTATTTTGATTTTGACAAATCAGAAATAAGAGAAGATATGAAAGATGAATTGGAGTATAACCTTTTGATTTTAAAAGAAAATCCCAATTTGAATGTGGTAATTGAAGGACATGCCTGCGAAATTGGCGGTGAAAAATATAATTATGATTTGAGTCTCAAGAGGGCAGAAGCGGTTTATAATTATTTCTTAAACGCTGGCATTGATAAAAATAGAATGGAAATAAAGGGTTATGGCGAAAAGAAGCCGGTGACAACTGTGAGAAAAGAATACTATAAGAACCGTCGCGTTGAGATTGTTATAAAAAAATAATATCTAAAAATTCTGGCCGCGCTGTTAGAGTTATATAAATTTATCTAAAAAATTCTCTGGCAGCGCGGCCTAAAATAGCTATTAATCTAATTAATTTTTGGGTTTCAATTATATCTTTTGTTTCGGCAGTAATTATTCTACCTGCTATTCTTTTTACATTAGGTAAAAGAGAGATTAT
The candidate division WOR-3 bacterium genome window above contains:
- a CDS encoding M55 family metallopeptidase; its protein translation is KEIKEKASKAVKKINEIEVYKIKEPIYLEIAVNETIQADIISLLPNVKRIAGRIITAETKDIIETQKLIRLIAILGRAAREFFR